The DNA region TCTCGGGCGCGGTGTATGACTCCCAGTGGTCGGTGAGGTAGGTCATCGTCGGCCTGCGCGCTCGGTAGTCCACGAGCCGGTCGGCGTCGAATCGAGCGACGACCCGGTGCTCCAGGGTCTCCAGCAGGTGCTCGGCGACCAGACGGCCCGCCGATCCCGCGTCCATGAACCCCTCGAAGTTGTGCAGCAGCACCGTGCCCGTCAGATCGGGGACATCCGAGTCCACGCCGTACAGGTCCTCCGGACCGTCCACCACAACTGCCTCCCAGTCTCCGACCTAGCCACCCCAGTAAACGCCACCGCGACCCAGTCCATTCCTGGTTCCCGGATGACAAACTCATCTCATGAGCAGGCCCGCGGTGATCGACGCCGCCGATCTAGGCCTTTTCGGGCCGGACTCGGTGACGTGGCAGGTGCACGCCGACCCGTCGATGTGGTTCGGCGGGATCCGCAGCCTGTACTTCCAGGCGCTGCATCCGCGTGCCGTGGCGGGCGTGGTGCAGAACTCCGACTTCCAGGGCGACCCGCTCGGCAGGCTGGTCCGCACCGCGGACTTCGTCGGGATCACCACCTACGGCACCGTTGACCAGGCCGAACAGGCGGGTGCGCGGGTGCGCCGGGTGCACCGGTCACTGCGGGCCAAGGACGACCGGGGCAGATCGTTTCGGATCGATGACCCGGAACTGCTGCTCTGGGTGCATTGTGCTGAGACTTCGTCATTTCTCGCGGTCGCGCGCCGCGCGGGCTTCCCGCTGACCAAGGAACACGCCGATCTCTACTTCCGCGAACAACGCTCGTCGGCCGCGCTCGTGGGCCTCGACCCGGACGAAGTGCCGGGCAGCGTCAGCGAAATGTCGACCTACCTGAAACGTGTTTACCCTTTGTTAAGAAGAAGCGACGACTCTGATCTGATCTACGACTTCTTGCACCGGCCGCCGGTGCAAGGGCTTCTGGCGATGGGCGCGCGGGTCTACGAACCGACAATCGGTCATTTGTCGTATTCGCTGTTGCCGGGGTGGGCGCGGCGGCTTTACGGCCGCCGCGCTTACCCTGCCTCGGTGACCACCTTGGCCGTACGCGCGTTCCGTAAGGCCGCGCTGGCCGTACCCGGTGGATTCCGGCTGTCTCGCAAGATCGAGCCCGCACCGGTCGCCGCTATTCGGCGACTCGGTGAATGGGCCGCGCCGTCACCGGCGCGGCTGCCGGACCTCAGCCGCCGTGGGCTTCCTGGAACTTGATCACCAGCGCCTGCGGGATCCGGCCGCGCTCGGCGATGCTCTCGCCCTGGCTGCGCGCCCACTCGCGAATCGCCTGGTTGTCGGCCTTGTCGGCGGCCGAGGGGGACTTGCGCGCGGTGACGGCGTTCACCTTGGCCTTGCGGCCGCCGGTGCGGCGGGCGTGGCCGACGAACTCCGCGAGTGACTCGCGCAGGCGGGTGGCGTTCTCGGTCGACAAGTCGATCAGGAAGTCCACGCCGTCGAGAGCGAAAGTGACGGTCTCGTCGGCTGTGCCACCGTCGAGATCATCGACCAGCTCGACAACGGTCTTCTGCGCCACGGTTTCCTCCGCGTGATGAGAGTCGTATTGGCCGAATTGGCCGCGGTCGTCCGGTATTCCTCCGACCGCCTGTGGGAATCATAGGGGTATCTCGTCGTGGAACCCACAAGCCGGTCCGGTGTGGCGCTCGTGGATAATCACGCGGGGAGGTGTGATGGCGGCCGACATTGCGGCGAAGGGCACGCTCGCCGCGGTCGCCCTCGGCGGGGCGGTGGGATCACTCGCGCGATATTGGCTGGTCAGCGTGGTCCCGGCCAAAACTGGCGGATTTCCGCTGGGCACTTTGCTTGTCAATTCCGTCGGTTGCCTGCTCATCGGGGCGCTGATGGTCGCCGTGGTGGAGCTGAGAAAAGTTCATACCCTTGTCAGGCCATTTCTCGGTGTCGGTGTACTAGGTGGGTTCACCACGTTCTCTGCCTACACCGAGGAAGTCCGCGCCCTGCTCGCCCCGGACACTATGCTCGTGGCGCTGGCCTACCTGATCACCACAGTCCTGTGCGCCCTCGCAGCGGTGGCGGTCGGGATGCGCCTGGCCAGGTGGGCGGTGTGACCGTACTCCTGGTCGCCCTCGGCGCCGCCGTCGGCGCGCCCGCGCGGTACCTGGTCGACCGTGCGCTGCGCGGACGCTTCGGCCACGGCTTTCCGTGGGGCACGCTGGTGGTCAACATCGTTGGCTCGGGAGTGCTCGGCGCGCTCGCGGGCGTGTCGACGGCGACAAACGCACTGCTCGGCGTCGGTTTCTGCGGCGCGCTGACCACCTACAGCACCTTCGGCTATGAGACGGTCCGACTCCTGGAGGACAGCGCCTACCGCAAGGCGTTCGCCAACGTCGCGGTCAGCGTGGTCGCGGGCATCGGCGCGGCCGCCGTTGGCCACGCGCTCAGCGTGCCAGGCTGAGCTGCAGCGCCTTGGTGACGATCTCCTTGAGCGCCGGGTCGTCCGGCGCCGATGGCTGGTCCAGCCAGACCGCCTGCACGAGCTTGAGACTGTTTCCCTCACGCCCGCTGGCGTAGGCGGCCGACTCGAAGGTCGGCTTGCGGTCCCCCGGCCAGGCCACGCCTTCCGCGGCCTGGTCGGCGACACCGCCGCCGCCGGACCGGTCGGCCACGGTGCGCAGTTCGGTCGCCGAACTGCTGGAGCTGAACCGCAGTACCGACACGAGGACCGCCGCGTGCTTGCCGTCCGAGGTGGCCTCGAAGCGCGCGCGGATGAGGCGCGCGCACCCGTTGGCCTCCAGCCAGCCGCGCACGTCGCCGAAGGCGTGGGCGGCGCAGTCGGTGTGCTCGGCCGACCCGCGCGCGGTGAAGCCGACGCCGTCGACCGGGACCGGGCCGGGTCGGTTGCCGTCGGGGTCGCGCTGGTGGCCGGAGTCGCTGGCCGAGCTGATCGCCACGGCGATCCCGGTGATCAGCAGGATCGCCACCAAGATCGCGGCGATGATCGGCAGCCACCGCAGGCCGCCTTGCTTCGGCGCGGCGACCGGCTTGGGTGCGGCCGGGCCGTCGACGACCCGGGGGATCAGCGTGGTGGTCGCCGCGGCGGCCGCATGGGGGAAGCCTTCCGCCGCGAGGTCGCCGAGGTCGGGTCCCGTGGGGTGCAGCGCGGCGAGGATCCGCCCGGCCTCCGCCACCGTGCACGGCCGCGGGTGGGTGGCCAGTTCGCGGGCGGCGGTGAGCAGGTTCATCGGCTCGGGGTGCAGGATCCGGACCCCACGCACCAGGTCGGCGGTGGGCTGAGAGACCTGTGAGACGTAGGGGCCGATCGCGACGACCGTGCTGACCGGCACCGGCTCGACCCGGCCCGCCTGCAGCAGTCCGGTGACCGCCGCGGTCGCGGCCAGCGCCTCGGCCGCCGGGTTGGTCGCCCCGTCCGGCCGGACAAGCGGCCAGCCGTCGGTCTTCCACTGCCCGCCCAGTGGCGCGTCCAGGCGCACGGCCGGGTCGGGCAGGTCCACCCCGACGATCACCAGGACCCCGCGCGGCAGCACGACCACGGCGTCGATGGGTTGATCACTGCCGGGCGGCTGGACGCCGAGCAGCGCGATCCCGCCGACGACCTCGTCACCGCGTCCCCAGGACACCAGCGCGGCGCGCAGGTCCTTGCCCACGGCGGAGGTCGCGTCCCCGATCCGGACCAGCCGCACCCGCCACCTCCCCGACCAGTGGCGGTTCGGTCTCGAACGTCGCCGTGTCGACACGGTAGCGGTGTGTTCCAGGGCTGATCGCGGCGCCCTGGCCGGCGAACGGGTGCGACCGTCGTCACCCAAACGGGCGACCGTCGTTACGGTGAACGTCACCTTCCAAGTCGGTTTTTGTCCTGGAGGTTCCATGTTTGGTCGTTCCCTGCGCGGCAAGCGAGTACTCATCGGTCTGACGGCCGCGGCTGTCGCCATTCCGCTGACGGTCACCTCGCCCGCCTCAGCGGGTCCACTCGCCCCGCTGTCCGCCTCGCTCACCGCGTTGCTCGGCTCCGCCACCCAGTCACTCACCGTCCTGGTCCACGGCACATCGGCCGCCGCGGCCGACACCGCCGCCCGACAGGCCGGTCTCGCCCCGATCGGCAAGTTCAACAAGGTCGGCGTGGTCGTCGCCCGGGGGTCGGCCCAGCAGGTCCAAGCCGTGCGCGCCAACTCCGGCGTCACCTATGTCGAGGGCAATGACCCGGTTCGCTACCTCGCCAGTAGCCCGGGGACGACCGCGACCACGAGCCTGCAGGCCCAGCAGACGCTGACCGGCGCGAACGGGCGCAAGCTCGACGGCAGCGGCGTCTCGGTGGCGATCATCGACTCCGGGATCGACCCGACCCACCCCGCGTTCAAGGGCGACGACGGCAAGACCCGCGTCGTGCGCAACCTCAAGAGCCTGTGCCTGGACGAGGCCAGCGTCGGCACCGGCTGCATCACCGACGTCCCGACGTCGGTCGACACCGACGCGCTCGCCGTGGGCGGTCACGGCACCCACGTGTCGGGCATCGCCGCGGGCAAGCGGCTGACGCTCAGCGACGGCACCCAGGTCGGCGGTTCGGCCCCCGGCGCCAAGATCGTGTCGATCTCGACTGGTGCGGTGATCCTCATCGTCGGCGCCGACGCGGCGCTGAACTGGGTGCTGGAGAACCACCGCGCGCCCTGCGGCGCGGGTGTCCCGGCGAGCACCTGCCCGCCGATCAAGGCGATCAACAACTCCTACGGGCCCTCCGGGGGTGGCGCGTTCGACCCGAACTCCGCCACCGCCAAGATCCAGCGCCAACTCGCCGCCGAAGGCGTGGTCACGGTGTGGGCCAACGGCAACGACGGTGGCGACGGCTCGGCGAACGTGTCGAACCCGCCCGGCCAGGACCCGACCCCCGGCGTGCTGTCGGTCGCTTCCTACAACGACCAGGCCACCGGCACCCGCAACGGCACCGTGTCCGGCTTCTCCTCCCGTGGCCTGGCCACTAACCCGGCGACCTGGCCGGACATCTCCGCGCCGGGGGAGAACATCATCTCGGCGTGCAGGCTGTACCTGCCGATCTGTGCCACCGGCCTGGCCCCCAAGAACGGCCCGGGGCTGCTCGACATCGGCAGCTACAACGTGATCAGCGGGACATCGATGGCTGCGCCACAGATCACCGGCATTGTCGCCCAGCTGTTCCAGGCGAAGCCGACCGCGACCCCCGCCGAGATCGAGGCCATCCTCAAGACCAAGGCGCACAAGTTCACGAATGGGGCGGCCTACACCGCCGTCGGGCCGTACACGAGCAGCTTCGACAAGGGAACCGGCCTGGTCGACGTGGTCGCCGCCGCGACCGCTCTAGGCGCACACTGATTCACTGACTCGGGGTATGCGGGGAGTCTGGCGACAGGCTCCCCGCATTCTTGTTTTACCTAAGAATTTGCTGATGCGCCTGATGCTTTCCGTGGTTCGTGTGGCCAAAGTGTCCGGATGCAGGGCACAATGTGGCGGGTATTCCACCCGTGCGGCAACCGCCGGTCGACAGGACGTAGGGGAAGACGATCCTCGTCGAGCAGCGGAGGTCAGCAGTGAGCACCCGTGGAAACACCCAAGGCGTGGTGTACGTCCACTCGTCGCCGTCTGCGGTATGTCCGCACGTCGAGTGGGCTATTTCGGGCACCCTCGGGGTGCGCGCCGAATTGAAGTGGACCGCGCAGGCCGCCGCGCCCGGCCAACTGCGTGCCGAGTGCGCGTGGACCGCCGACGCGGGCACCGGCGGCAAGCTCGCGGGCGCCCTGCGCGCGTGGCCGATGATCCGCTTCGAGGTCACCGAGGAACCCAGCGCCGGTGTCGACGGTGAACGTTTCTGCTACGCCCCGACCCTGGGCCTGTGGCACGCGCGCACCAGCGCCAACGGCGACATCGTCGTCGGCGAGGACCAGCTGCGGACCTTGGCGGCGTCGGCCAGGGCGGGGGAGTCCTTCGCCTACGGCGTCGACGAGCTGCTCGGCGCGTCGTGGGACGAGGCGCTGGAGCCGTTTCGCCGCGCGGGCGACGGCGCCCCGGTGACCTGGCTGCACCGGGTCGGATAGTGGTTGTGGCACGCTTGACCTGTGGTTGAGGGGTCGATGCGGCAGCAGTGGGTGTGGCCCGCGGTGCTGGTCGCCGTGGTGCTGACGGCCGCGGCGAGCCTGCTGGCCCGCGAGCTGTACGCCGATGATCGCGCCGCGCCGCCGCCCGCGGCCGTCCTGCCGAGCGAGGGCCCGCTGCCCGCCGCCGAACAGCCGGGCCACCGAGATGTGCGCGGCACGCAGGACGCCACCCAGCACCCGATGTACGAGACGGTCCGGCAGTTGCTGCAGACCTATTTCGACGCGATCAACGGCAAGAACTACGCCCGCTGGCAGACCACGGTCACGGCGGACCGGATCAAGAACATGCCCGAGACCAACTGGCGGGCCAGCTACCGGTCGACGCTGGACGGCAGCATCGTTGTCTACCGGATCGACACGGGCCCAGAGGACACCGCGCGGGTGATGCTGCGGTTCATCAGCAAGCAGGACGTCTCCGACGCGCCGCTTGAGCTGCCGGTGGCGTGCATCCGGTGGAGCGTCGTCTTCCCGATGGCGATCGAGGACGACGTGTGGAAGCTCGCCGGGGGGCCGACCGGCGCCTCACCGCAGCACGAAGCCTGCTGAGACGCCGGTCGGAGGCGGCTCATCTAGAGCGGGATGTTGCCGTGGGCGCCGCGTCCGGCGGGCGCCGCCGCCAACGCCTCGGCCAGCTTCCGCCGGGTCTGACGCGGGTCGATGACCTCGTCGACCACGCCGATGGCCATCGCCCGGTCGACACCGCCCGCGATGCGCTCGTGCTCGGCGGTCAGCTGGGCGTGCAGCGCTTCGCGCTCGTCCTCGGTCGCCGCGGCGAGCTTCTTGCGGTGCAGGATGCCGACCGCCGCCTTGGCGCCCATCACGGCGACCTCGGCCTCCGGCCACGCGAACACCGCGGTGGCGCCCAGCGAACGCGAGTTCATCGCGATGTACGCGCCGCCGTAGGACTTGCGGGTCACCAGGGTCACCCGGGGAACCACCGCCTCCGCGAAGGCATGCAGCAGCTTCGCGCCGCGGCGGACGACGCCGTCCCATTCCTGGCCGACGCCGGGCAGGTAGCCGGGCACGTCCACCACGACCAGCAGCGGCACCCCGAAGCTGTCGCACATCCGGACGAACCGGGCCGCCTTCTCCGCCGAGAGCGAGTCCAGGCAGCCGCCCTTGCGCAGCGGGTTGTTGGCGATCACGCCGACCGTGCGCCGACCGAGGCGACCAAGGCCGACCACGATGTTCGGCGCCCACTTGGCCTGCAGCTCCTCGAACTGCGACACGCCTTCCTCATCGGTGTCGAGGATGCCGCGCAGGACCGGCTTGACGTCGTAGGCGCGGTTGAGCTGCTCGGGCAGCAGGTCGCGCAGCGGGGTCTCCTCGCGCACGGCGTGCAGGTCGAACAGGCCAGGCTTGGCGAACAGGCTGGTGATCCGACGGGCCCGCACGTAGGCGTCGGGCTCGTCGGTGGCCAGCACGTGCACCACACCGGACTTGCGGCCGTGCGCCTCCGCGCCGCCGAGTCCCTCCTGGTCGATCTGCTCACCGGTGACGCTGCGAACCACGTCCGGCCCGGTCACGAACACCCGGCCCGCCGGGGACATGATCACGACGTCGGTCAGCGCCGGGCCGTAGGCCGCGCCACCGGCGGCGGGACCGACCACGACACTGATCTGCGGGACCCGGCCGGAGGCGCGGATCATCGCCGCGAAGACGTTGCCGACCGCGTCGAGCGACTCCACGCCCTCGGCCAGCCGGGCGCCGCCGCAGTGCCACACGCCGATCACCGGGCAGCGCTCGCGCACCGCGGTGTCGATGGCCTCGACGATGTGCCTGCACCCCTCCG from Alloactinosynnema sp. L-07 includes:
- a CDS encoding oxygenase MpaB family protein — protein: MSRPAVIDAADLGLFGPDSVTWQVHADPSMWFGGIRSLYFQALHPRAVAGVVQNSDFQGDPLGRLVRTADFVGITTYGTVDQAEQAGARVRRVHRSLRAKDDRGRSFRIDDPELLLWVHCAETSSFLAVARRAGFPLTKEHADLYFREQRSSAALVGLDPDEVPGSVSEMSTYLKRVYPLLRRSDDSDLIYDFLHRPPVQGLLAMGARVYEPTIGHLSYSLLPGWARRLYGRRAYPASVTTLAVRAFRKAALAVPGGFRLSRKIEPAPVAAIRRLGEWAAPSPARLPDLSRRGLPGT
- a CDS encoding Lsr2 family protein; this translates as MAQKTVVELVDDLDGGTADETVTFALDGVDFLIDLSTENATRLRESLAEFVGHARRTGGRKAKVNAVTARKSPSAADKADNQAIREWARSQGESIAERGRIPQALVIKFQEAHGG
- the crcB gene encoding fluoride efflux transporter CrcB, translated to MAADIAAKGTLAAVALGGAVGSLARYWLVSVVPAKTGGFPLGTLLVNSVGCLLIGALMVAVVELRKVHTLVRPFLGVGVLGGFTTFSAYTEEVRALLAPDTMLVALAYLITTVLCALAAVAVGMRLARWAV
- the crcB gene encoding fluoride efflux transporter CrcB, producing the protein MTVLLVALGAAVGAPARYLVDRALRGRFGHGFPWGTLVVNIVGSGVLGALAGVSTATNALLGVGFCGALTTYSTFGYETVRLLEDSAYRKAFANVAVSVVAGIGAAAVGHALSVPG
- a CDS encoding S8 family peptidase, which codes for MFGRSLRGKRVLIGLTAAAVAIPLTVTSPASAGPLAPLSASLTALLGSATQSLTVLVHGTSAAAADTAARQAGLAPIGKFNKVGVVVARGSAQQVQAVRANSGVTYVEGNDPVRYLASSPGTTATTSLQAQQTLTGANGRKLDGSGVSVAIIDSGIDPTHPAFKGDDGKTRVVRNLKSLCLDEASVGTGCITDVPTSVDTDALAVGGHGTHVSGIAAGKRLTLSDGTQVGGSAPGAKIVSISTGAVILIVGADAALNWVLENHRAPCGAGVPASTCPPIKAINNSYGPSGGGAFDPNSATAKIQRQLAAEGVVTVWANGNDGGDGSANVSNPPGQDPTPGVLSVASYNDQATGTRNGTVSGFSSRGLATNPATWPDISAPGENIISACRLYLPICATGLAPKNGPGLLDIGSYNVISGTSMAAPQITGIVAQLFQAKPTATPAEIEAILKTKAHKFTNGAAYTAVGPYTSSFDKGTGLVDVVAAATALGAH
- a CDS encoding DUF3145 domain-containing protein; the protein is MSTRGNTQGVVYVHSSPSAVCPHVEWAISGTLGVRAELKWTAQAAAPGQLRAECAWTADAGTGGKLAGALRAWPMIRFEVTEEPSAGVDGERFCYAPTLGLWHARTSANGDIVVGEDQLRTLAASARAGESFAYGVDELLGASWDEALEPFRRAGDGAPVTWLHRVG
- a CDS encoding acyl-CoA carboxylase subunit beta; this encodes MTALATRSSEIGDLDPRDPLVRLAQLLDADSMAPLRPADTSGVFAVRGRVDGVKVIAYCTDATKMGGAMGTEGCRHIVEAIDTAVRERCPVIGVWHCGGARLAEGVESLDAVGNVFAAMIRASGRVPQISVVVGPAAGGAAYGPALTDVVIMSPAGRVFVTGPDVVRSVTGEQIDQEGLGGAEAHGRKSGVVHVLATDEPDAYVRARRITSLFAKPGLFDLHAVREETPLRDLLPEQLNRAYDVKPVLRGILDTDEEGVSQFEELQAKWAPNIVVGLGRLGRRTVGVIANNPLRKGGCLDSLSAEKAARFVRMCDSFGVPLLVVVDVPGYLPGVGQEWDGVVRRGAKLLHAFAEAVVPRVTLVTRKSYGGAYIAMNSRSLGATAVFAWPEAEVAVMGAKAAVGILHRKKLAAATEDEREALHAQLTAEHERIAGGVDRAMAIGVVDEVIDPRQTRRKLAEALAAAPAGRGAHGNIPL